From one Papio anubis isolate 15944 chromosome 12, Panubis1.0, whole genome shotgun sequence genomic stretch:
- the RNASEH2C gene encoding ribonuclease H2 subunit C isoform X2 yields the protein MECGDEAAIERHRVHLRSATLRDAAPVALHLLPCEVAVDGPAPVGRFFTPAIRQGPEGLEVSFRGRCLRGEEVAVPPGLVGYVMVTEEKEVSMGKPDRLRDSGTDDQEESPLERDFDRFIGATASFSHFTLWGLETIPGPDAKVRGALTWPSLAAASELQD from the exons ATGGAGTGCGGCGACGAGGCGGCCATCGAGAGGCACCGCGTCCACTTGCGCTCCGCCACGCTGCGCGACGCCGCCCCCGTCGCACTACACCTGCTGCCCTGCGAGGTCGCGGTGGACGGGCCCGCCCCGGTGGGGCGCTTCTTCACGCCTGCTATCCGCCAGGGCCCCGAGG GACTCGAAGTGTCATTTCGGGGCCGCTGTCTACGGGGCGAGGAGGTGGCGGTGCCGCCTGGCCTCGTGGGATACGTGATGGTGACGGAAGAGAAGGAAGTGTCCATGGGGAAGCCAGACCGCTTGCGGGATTCCGGGACTGACGACCAAGAAGAGTCGCCGCTGGAACGGGACTTT GACCGCTTCATTGGAGCCACTGCCAGCTTCAGCCACTTCACCTTGTGGGGTCTGGAGACCATCCCTGGCCCGGATGCCAAAGTGCGTGGGGCCCTAACTTGGCCCAGTCTTGCGGCAGCA TCAGAGCTCCAAGACTGA
- the RNASEH2C gene encoding ribonuclease H2 subunit C isoform X1 translates to MECGDEAAIERHRVHLRSATLRDAAPVALHLLPCEVAVDGPAPVGRFFTPAIRQGPEGLEVSFRGRCLRGEEVAVPPGLVGYVMVTEEKEVSMGKPDRLRDSGTDDQEESPLERDFDRFIGATASFSHFTLWGLETIPGPDAKVRGALTWPSLAAAIHAQVPED, encoded by the exons ATGGAGTGCGGCGACGAGGCGGCCATCGAGAGGCACCGCGTCCACTTGCGCTCCGCCACGCTGCGCGACGCCGCCCCCGTCGCACTACACCTGCTGCCCTGCGAGGTCGCGGTGGACGGGCCCGCCCCGGTGGGGCGCTTCTTCACGCCTGCTATCCGCCAGGGCCCCGAGG GACTCGAAGTGTCATTTCGGGGCCGCTGTCTACGGGGCGAGGAGGTGGCGGTGCCGCCTGGCCTCGTGGGATACGTGATGGTGACGGAAGAGAAGGAAGTGTCCATGGGGAAGCCAGACCGCTTGCGGGATTCCGGGACTGACGACCAAGAAGAGTCGCCGCTGGAACGGGACTTT GACCGCTTCATTGGAGCCACTGCCAGCTTCAGCCACTTCACCTTGTGGGGTCTGGAGACCATCCCTGGCCCGGATGCCAAAGTGCGTGGGGCCCTAACTTGGCCCAGTCTTGCGGCAGCA ATTCACGCACAGGTGCCCGAGGACTGA
- the RNASEH2C gene encoding ribonuclease H2 subunit C isoform X3 — protein MECGDEAAIERHRVHLRSATLRDAAPVALHLLPCEVAVDGPAPVGRFFTPAIRQGPEGLEVSFRGRCLRGEEVAVPPGLVGYVMVTEEKEVSMGKPDRLRDSGTDDQEESPLERDFDRFIGATASFSHFTLWGLETIPGPDAKVRGALTWPSLAAAPE, from the exons ATGGAGTGCGGCGACGAGGCGGCCATCGAGAGGCACCGCGTCCACTTGCGCTCCGCCACGCTGCGCGACGCCGCCCCCGTCGCACTACACCTGCTGCCCTGCGAGGTCGCGGTGGACGGGCCCGCCCCGGTGGGGCGCTTCTTCACGCCTGCTATCCGCCAGGGCCCCGAGG GACTCGAAGTGTCATTTCGGGGCCGCTGTCTACGGGGCGAGGAGGTGGCGGTGCCGCCTGGCCTCGTGGGATACGTGATGGTGACGGAAGAGAAGGAAGTGTCCATGGGGAAGCCAGACCGCTTGCGGGATTCCGGGACTGACGACCAAGAAGAGTCGCCGCTGGAACGGGACTTT GACCGCTTCATTGGAGCCACTGCCAGCTTCAGCCACTTCACCTTGTGGGGTCTGGAGACCATCCCTGGCCCGGATGCCAAAGTGCGTGGGGCCCTAACTTGGCCCAGTCTTGCGGCAGCA CCAGAATGA